The following are encoded in a window of Solidesulfovibrio magneticus RS-1 genomic DNA:
- a CDS encoding B12-binding domain-containing radical SAM protein produces MKVSVAYPPLSSDKGTPLLSQNRQFQWFTNPTYIYPMVPAYAASLMASRGHTVTFDDGIADEMTYEAFKRDLVAKAPDVIAMETKTPVVTRHWKIVADFKAALPGATIVLMGDHVTALPRETMENCPVDYVICGGDFDFILADLVDHLDGRPVALPAGVWRRENGEIVDGGLGNLTHNLDELPYIDRELIKWKRYAFKNGNFKYTPGAYVMAGRDCWWGRCTFCSWTTLFPGATYRTVSPARHVAEIERLVADYGIREIFDDSGCFPRGAWLEEFCNLLIAKGLHKKVVMGCNMRVGELTQAQWNLLKKANFRFILIGLESMSQDTLNRLKKGIKVSQIEETVRMAKKAGLEPHITTMVGYPWETREDARRTVDFAKSLFSRGLLNTLQATIVVPYPGTPLFEEAKANGWLTTENWDDYDMRDSVWKSPISSSDVLQFKDELYKAALTPAFIARKILSIRDLDDIKFLARAASKLIGHLLNKSRAKSCGCK; encoded by the coding sequence ATGAAAGTTTCCGTGGCCTATCCGCCGCTGTCCTCGGACAAAGGCACGCCGCTTCTGTCCCAGAACCGGCAGTTCCAGTGGTTCACCAACCCCACCTACATCTACCCCATGGTGCCGGCCTATGCCGCCAGCCTCATGGCCTCGCGCGGGCATACCGTCACCTTTGACGACGGCATCGCCGACGAGATGACCTACGAGGCCTTCAAGCGCGATCTGGTGGCCAAGGCCCCGGATGTCATCGCCATGGAGACCAAGACCCCGGTGGTGACCCGGCACTGGAAGATCGTGGCCGACTTCAAGGCGGCTTTGCCCGGCGCGACCATCGTGCTCATGGGCGACCACGTCACCGCGCTTCCCCGCGAAACCATGGAAAACTGCCCGGTGGACTACGTCATTTGCGGCGGCGACTTCGATTTCATCCTGGCCGATCTGGTCGATCATCTCGACGGCCGGCCCGTGGCCCTGCCGGCTGGTGTCTGGCGGCGCGAGAACGGTGAAATCGTCGACGGCGGCCTGGGGAACCTCACCCACAACCTGGACGAGTTGCCCTACATCGACCGCGAACTCATCAAGTGGAAGCGCTACGCCTTTAAAAACGGCAATTTCAAGTACACCCCCGGGGCCTATGTCATGGCCGGGCGCGACTGCTGGTGGGGGCGTTGCACCTTTTGCAGCTGGACGACCCTGTTTCCCGGCGCGACCTACCGCACCGTGTCCCCGGCCCGCCACGTGGCCGAGATCGAGCGGCTGGTTGCCGACTACGGCATCCGCGAGATCTTCGACGACTCGGGTTGCTTCCCGCGCGGGGCTTGGCTGGAGGAGTTCTGCAACCTTCTTATCGCCAAGGGCTTGCACAAGAAAGTCGTCATGGGCTGCAACATGCGCGTGGGCGAGCTGACCCAGGCCCAGTGGAATCTGCTGAAAAAAGCTAATTTCCGCTTTATCCTGATCGGCCTGGAGTCCATGTCCCAGGATACGCTCAATCGTCTCAAAAAGGGCATCAAGGTCTCCCAGATCGAGGAGACCGTGCGCATGGCCAAGAAGGCCGGCCTGGAACCCCACATCACCACCATGGTGGGCTACCCCTGGGAAACCCGCGAGGACGCCCGGCGCACCGTGGATTTCGCCAAGTCGCTGTTCTCGCGCGGCCTGCTCAATACCTTGCAGGCCACCATCGTCGTGCCCTATCCCGGCACGCCGCTTTTCGAGGAAGCCAAGGCCAACGGCTGGCTCACCACCGAGAACTGGGATGACTACGACATGCGCGACTCGGTCTGGAAAAGCCCCATCTCCTCCAGCGACGTGTTGCAATTCAAGGACGAGTTGTATAAAGCCGCCCTCACGCCGGCGTTCATCGCCCGAAAGATCCTGAGCATCCGGGACCTCGACGACATCAAGTTCCTGGCCCGGGCCGCTTCCAAGCTCATCGGACACCTGCTCAACAAAAGCCGCGCCAAATCCTGCGGCTGCAAATAG
- a CDS encoding glycosyltransferase family 2 protein — MTYDADSRPASRRGGKISLVVPVYNEGPGLYALRDSVTAVMEATAYDWECILVDDGSRDRSWAVIEELSAADGRFKGLMFSRNFGKEMALTAGVEHAIGSDAVICLDADLQHPPEIIPELLAKWEEGYDIVATIREKVADYSLVKKMGSKAFYWFMRRFTDLDLPPNSTDFRLLDRKVVETLSQFTEGSRMFRGLIDWMGYKKTYISFCAPARSQGEPAYSVKKLFDLAINSFTSFSLVPLRLTGYLGLLIMAVTVPVLGLMVVSNWFFGANITALAFFTVFNTLLIGIVLCALGMMSLYIGHIHTEVVNRPLYIVRSRAGTWDETQ; from the coding sequence ATGACGTATGACGCCGACAGCCGCCCCGCCTCCCGGCGGGGCGGCAAAATTTCCCTTGTGGTCCCGGTCTACAACGAAGGCCCGGGGCTTTATGCCCTGCGCGACAGCGTCACGGCGGTCATGGAGGCCACGGCCTACGATTGGGAGTGCATCCTGGTCGATGACGGCAGCCGCGACCGCTCTTGGGCCGTCATTGAAGAGCTGTCCGCCGCCGACGGCCGCTTCAAGGGCCTCATGTTCTCGCGCAACTTCGGCAAGGAGATGGCCCTGACCGCCGGCGTGGAGCACGCCATCGGCTCCGACGCCGTCATCTGCCTCGACGCCGACCTCCAGCATCCGCCCGAGATCATCCCCGAGCTTTTGGCCAAGTGGGAGGAGGGCTACGACATCGTGGCCACCATCCGCGAAAAGGTCGCCGACTACTCCCTGGTCAAAAAGATGGGGTCCAAGGCCTTTTACTGGTTCATGCGTCGGTTCACCGATCTCGATTTGCCGCCCAATTCCACCGATTTCCGGCTGCTGGACCGCAAGGTGGTGGAGACGCTGTCGCAGTTCACCGAAGGCTCGCGCATGTTTCGGGGACTTATCGACTGGATGGGCTATAAAAAGACCTACATTTCCTTTTGCGCCCCGGCCCGCAGCCAGGGCGAGCCGGCCTATTCCGTCAAGAAGCTTTTTGATCTGGCCATCAACAGCTTCACCTCCTTTTCCCTGGTGCCGCTGCGCCTGACCGGCTATCTGGGGCTTTTGATCATGGCCGTCACCGTGCCGGTGCTGGGGCTTATGGTCGTCAGCAACTGGTTTTTCGGGGCCAACATCACCGCCTTGGCCTTTTTCACGGTCTTTAATACGCTTTTAATCGGCATCGTGCTGTGCGCTTTGGGCATGATGTCGCTGTATATCGGCCACATCCACACCGAGGTGGTCAACCGGCCCCTCTACATCGTGCGCTCCCGCGCCGGAACCTGGGACGAGACGCAGTGA
- a CDS encoding 50S ribosomal protein L11 methyltransferase, with the protein MRKLLRVDITVPGGGETAELLEAWLAGRAAQGWEEAVLEDGETVRFRVHMEDAPPARAFAEEVAADWPDLPREVSTLEEEDWGAAWMAFFTPIEVGGVYEILPPWMADHDTGGKKPLLIEPKMAFGTGHHPTTALCLEAFAQAQTSGWLTPSMRFLDLGTGSGILGIGLCRLGLTGVGLDIDPQAVWCAADNLRLNGVEGAMSLAVGGVGSLAPDSRFEVVAANILAAPLMAMAKLLTRHVAQGGMLVLSGILETQANDVAAAYQATGLGQPVRRVSGEWASLSWQ; encoded by the coding sequence GTGCGCAAACTGCTTCGCGTTGATATCACCGTGCCCGGCGGCGGCGAAACCGCCGAACTGCTGGAAGCTTGGCTGGCCGGCCGGGCCGCCCAGGGCTGGGAAGAGGCCGTCCTGGAGGACGGCGAGACCGTCCGCTTCCGCGTCCACATGGAAGACGCCCCGCCGGCCCGGGCCTTTGCCGAGGAAGTCGCCGCCGACTGGCCGGACCTGCCCCGGGAAGTCTCCACCCTGGAAGAAGAGGACTGGGGCGCGGCCTGGATGGCCTTTTTCACGCCCATCGAGGTCGGCGGCGTCTACGAGATCCTGCCGCCCTGGATGGCCGACCACGACACCGGCGGCAAGAAGCCCCTCCTCATCGAACCCAAGATGGCCTTCGGCACCGGCCACCACCCCACCACGGCCCTGTGTCTGGAAGCCTTTGCCCAGGCCCAGACCTCGGGCTGGCTGACCCCGTCCATGCGTTTTCTCGATCTCGGCACCGGCTCGGGCATCCTGGGCATCGGGCTTTGCCGCCTGGGGCTGACTGGCGTGGGCCTGGACATCGACCCCCAGGCCGTGTGGTGCGCCGCCGACAACCTGCGCTTAAACGGCGTGGAAGGCGCCATGTCCCTGGCCGTGGGCGGGGTGGGGAGCCTGGCCCCGGACAGCCGCTTCGAGGTCGTGGCCGCCAACATCCTGGCCGCGCCGCTCATGGCCATGGCCAAGCTGCTCACGCGCCACGTGGCCCAGGGCGGGATGCTCGTCCTGTCCGGCATCCTCGAAACCCAGGCCAACGACGTGGCCGCCGCCTACCAGGCCACTGGCCTCGGGCAGCCCGTGCGACGGGTGTCCGGGGAATGGGCCTCGCTTTCCTGGCAGTGA
- a CDS encoding UDP-glucuronic acid decarboxylase family protein, whose protein sequence is MHLKKRVLVTGGAGFLGSHLCERLLAQGCDVICLDNYFTGSKQNVAHLLDNPNFELMRHDVTFPLYVEVDEIYNLACPASPIHYQHDPVATTKTSVHGAINMLGLAKRLRAKIMQASTSEVYGDPSVHPQPESYWGNVNPIGFRSCYDEGKRCAETLFFDYRRQHNLRIKVARIFNTYGPRMHPNDGRVVSNFIIQALRGEPLTVYGQGQQTRSFCYVDDLVEAFLRLMDTPDDFTGPVNTGNPGEFTILELAKLVIEYTGSKSIIDYRPLPQDDPKQRRPDITLAKAKLGWEPKVALPEGLKKTIEYFDAFLRQA, encoded by the coding sequence ATGCACCTGAAAAAACGTGTTCTCGTCACCGGCGGCGCCGGCTTTCTCGGTTCGCACCTGTGCGAACGCCTGCTCGCCCAGGGTTGCGACGTCATCTGCCTGGACAACTATTTCACCGGCTCCAAGCAAAACGTCGCGCATCTCCTCGACAATCCGAACTTCGAGCTGATGCGCCACGACGTCACCTTCCCCCTCTACGTGGAAGTCGACGAGATCTACAACCTGGCCTGTCCGGCCTCGCCCATCCACTACCAGCACGACCCGGTGGCCACCACCAAGACCAGCGTGCATGGCGCCATCAACATGCTCGGCCTGGCCAAGCGCCTGCGGGCCAAGATCATGCAGGCCTCCACTTCCGAGGTCTACGGCGACCCGTCGGTGCATCCCCAGCCCGAATCCTACTGGGGCAACGTCAACCCCATCGGTTTCCGCTCCTGCTACGACGAAGGCAAGCGCTGCGCCGAAACCTTGTTCTTCGACTACCGCCGTCAGCACAACCTGCGCATCAAAGTCGCCCGCATCTTCAATACCTACGGGCCGAGAATGCATCCCAACGACGGCCGCGTTGTCTCCAACTTCATCATCCAGGCTTTGCGCGGCGAGCCGCTGACCGTCTACGGCCAGGGCCAGCAGACCCGGTCGTTTTGCTATGTTGACGACCTCGTCGAAGCCTTCCTGCGCCTCATGGATACCCCCGACGACTTCACCGGCCCGGTCAACACCGGCAACCCGGGCGAATTCACCATACTGGAACTGGCCAAGCTGGTCATCGAATACACCGGCTCCAAGTCGATCATCGACTACCGCCCCCTGCCCCAGGACGATCCCAAACAGCGCCGCCCGGACATCACCCTGGCCAAGGCCAAGCTTGGTTGGGAACCCAAGGTTGCCCTGCCCGAGGGCCTTAAAAAGACCATCGAATACTTCGATGCCTTCCTGCGCCAGGCCTAA
- a CDS encoding glycosyltransferase, with the protein MIRVSVVVTTRNEAANIGNCLASVAGQDFPREALEIIVVDNASTDDTKAIARRFTDRVFDKGPERSAQRNYGMLDVAAGEYVMFLDADMILSRTVVRRCVELLDASGHVALHVPEIVLGTGFFPSVRRFERSFYDGTVIDGARFMRRDAFAAVGGFDTSLTGPEDWDLDKKLKGIGTIGLLSRYDFDAVDAYVSGLPAAGIPDALVGFEAKSGQDVPLLFHNEAAFHLGRYLKKKTYYTGSAEAYIAKWTRQDPDIARQYGAFYRFVGVFVEQGRYRRLLAHPVKACGMYFLRFLVGALFLARRSRQAPSA; encoded by the coding sequence ATGATCCGCGTTTCCGTGGTGGTCACCACTCGAAACGAGGCGGCCAACATCGGCAATTGCCTGGCTTCGGTGGCCGGCCAGGACTTCCCCCGGGAAGCCCTGGAAATCATCGTCGTGGACAACGCCTCCACCGACGACACCAAGGCCATTGCCCGCCGTTTCACCGACCGCGTCTTCGACAAAGGGCCGGAACGCTCTGCCCAGCGCAACTACGGCATGCTCGACGTGGCCGCCGGGGAGTACGTCATGTTCCTCGACGCGGACATGATCCTGTCGCGCACCGTGGTGCGGCGTTGCGTGGAACTCCTGGACGCCTCCGGCCACGTGGCCCTGCATGTGCCCGAGATCGTGCTCGGCACGGGCTTTTTTCCGTCGGTGCGACGTTTCGAGCGCAGCTTCTACGACGGCACGGTCATCGACGGCGCGCGGTTCATGCGCCGTGACGCCTTTGCCGCCGTGGGCGGGTTCGACACGTCCCTGACCGGTCCCGAGGACTGGGACCTGGACAAGAAACTTAAAGGCATCGGGACCATCGGCCTCCTGTCGCGCTACGATTTCGACGCGGTGGACGCCTATGTTTCCGGGTTGCCCGCTGCGGGCATTCCCGATGCGCTCGTGGGCTTCGAAGCGAAAAGCGGACAGGACGTGCCGCTGCTGTTTCACAACGAAGCCGCCTTTCACCTCGGCCGCTACCTGAAGAAGAAGACGTATTACACAGGCAGCGCCGAAGCCTACATCGCCAAATGGACCCGGCAGGACCCGGACATCGCCCGCCAGTACGGGGCGTTCTACCGGTTCGTTGGCGTATTCGTCGAACAAGGCCGCTACCGCCGGCTCCTGGCCCATCCGGTCAAGGCCTGCGGCATGTATTTCCTGCGTTTCCTCGTGGGCGCCCTGTTTTTGGCCAGAAGATCACGCCAGGCCCCAAGCGCGTAA
- a CDS encoding glycosyltransferase has product MSPTPPLFSIIIPFRAPGPYIEESLPHLLALAEADFEVILVPDGPMDVAALTADPRVRAIASGPVSPAVKRDLGAAASLGLYLAFIDDDAYPERGWLSIARAAFEGDPTLSAVGGPAATPPDDPFWARASGAVFLSRLTGVPERYRPTPPRREVDDWPTVNLIVRRDAFYDVGGFDTACWPGEDTKFCLDLVHKKGGRILYLPELFVWHHRRPGLAKHLRQVGNYGLHRGHFVRVHPETSRRPCYFIPSAWVLFLVLALGYGFFYVADGSSPWPFLGCLLSLGFAAYGCFLAAVFFDLTVLRREPALVALAALPYVALTHVWYGVRFLVGLSRKTLTSSLGR; this is encoded by the coding sequence GTGAGTCCGACGCCGCCGCTGTTTTCCATCATCATTCCGTTTAGGGCCCCCGGCCCTTACATCGAAGAGAGCCTGCCTCATCTGCTGGCCCTGGCCGAAGCGGATTTCGAGGTCATCCTCGTGCCCGACGGCCCCATGGACGTGGCCGCCCTGACGGCCGATCCCCGGGTGCGGGCCATTGCCTCGGGGCCGGTGTCGCCAGCCGTCAAGCGCGACCTCGGCGCGGCCGCCTCCCTTGGGCTTTACCTCGCTTTCATCGACGACGACGCCTATCCCGAACGCGGCTGGCTCTCCATCGCCCGGGCCGCCTTCGAGGGCGATCCGACCCTGTCCGCCGTGGGCGGACCGGCGGCCACGCCCCCGGACGATCCCTTCTGGGCCAGGGCTTCGGGCGCCGTCTTTTTGAGCCGCCTCACCGGCGTGCCCGAGCGCTACCGCCCGACCCCGCCCCGGCGGGAGGTGGACGACTGGCCCACGGTGAACCTCATCGTGCGGCGCGACGCCTTTTACGACGTGGGCGGCTTCGACACCGCCTGCTGGCCCGGCGAGGACACCAAGTTCTGCCTGGATCTGGTCCACAAAAAGGGCGGGCGCATCCTCTATCTGCCCGAGCTATTTGTGTGGCACCACCGCCGGCCGGGCCTGGCCAAGCACCTGCGTCAGGTCGGCAACTACGGCCTGCACCGGGGCCATTTCGTGCGGGTGCATCCCGAAACCTCGCGCCGCCCGTGTTATTTCATCCCCTCGGCCTGGGTGCTCTTTCTGGTCCTGGCCCTGGGCTACGGCTTTTTTTACGTGGCCGACGGGAGCTCGCCCTGGCCGTTTCTGGGCTGCCTTTTAAGCCTGGGCTTTGCCGCCTACGGCTGTTTCCTGGCCGCCGTCTTTTTCGATCTCACGGTCCTTCGCCGCGAGCCGGCCCTTGTGGCCCTAGCCGCTTTGCCTTACGTGGCGCTCACCCACGTTTGGTACGGCGTCCGTTTTCTCGTAGGCCTTTCCCGCAAAACGCTGACCAGCTCCCTTGGCAGGTGA
- a CDS encoding NAD-dependent epimerase/dehydratase family protein — translation MAVAIVTGSAGLIGSETVKFFCDKGFDVVGIDNNFRKTFFGEDASTEWNRQRLEASHKNYTHYDADIRDHEGISKIYGRYGKDIKAVIHCAAQPSHDWAASDPYMDFTVNANGTLVMLENFRAHCPDSVFIFTSTNKVYGDTPNYLPLVELETRWEIDPSHAYNDGIDETMSIDHTKHSLFGASKVAADVLVQEYGRYFGFKTGVFRGGCLTGPSHSGTRLHGFLSYLMRCCITGNKYFIYGYKGKQVRDNIHSYDLVNSLWHFFEKPRVGEVYNMGGGRYSNCSMLEAIHLCEEITGKKLNCEYDETNRIGDHIWWISGLKKFEQHYPDWKMTYDVPRILKEIYETQKDVVETA, via the coding sequence GTGGCTGTCGCCATCGTTACCGGCTCCGCCGGCCTCATCGGTTCGGAAACCGTCAAGTTTTTCTGTGACAAAGGCTTCGATGTCGTCGGCATCGACAACAACTTCCGCAAGACCTTCTTCGGCGAGGACGCTTCCACTGAGTGGAACCGCCAGCGCCTGGAAGCTTCCCACAAGAACTACACCCACTACGACGCCGACATCCGCGACCACGAAGGCATCTCCAAGATCTACGGCCGCTACGGCAAGGACATCAAGGCGGTCATCCACTGCGCCGCCCAGCCCTCCCACGACTGGGCCGCTTCCGACCCCTACATGGACTTCACCGTCAACGCCAACGGCACCCTGGTGATGCTCGAGAATTTCCGCGCCCACTGCCCGGACAGCGTGTTCATCTTCACCTCCACCAACAAGGTCTACGGCGACACGCCCAACTACCTGCCCCTGGTGGAGCTTGAAACCCGCTGGGAAATCGATCCGTCCCATGCCTACAACGACGGCATCGACGAGACCATGTCCATCGACCACACCAAGCACAGCCTGTTTGGCGCGTCCAAGGTGGCCGCCGACGTGCTGGTCCAGGAATACGGCCGTTACTTCGGCTTCAAGACCGGCGTCTTCCGGGGCGGCTGCCTCACCGGCCCCTCCCACTCCGGCACGCGGCTGCACGGGTTTCTCTCCTATCTCATGCGCTGCTGCATCACCGGCAACAAGTATTTCATCTACGGCTACAAGGGCAAGCAGGTCCGGGACAACATCCACTCCTACGATCTGGTCAACAGCCTGTGGCACTTCTTCGAGAAGCCCCGCGTCGGCGAGGTCTACAACATGGGCGGCGGCCGCTACTCCAACTGCTCCATGCTCGAAGCCATCCACTTGTGCGAAGAGATCACCGGCAAGAAGCTCAACTGCGAATACGACGAGACCAACCGCATCGGCGACCACATCTGGTGGATCAGCGGCCTCAAGAAGTTCGAGCAGCACTACCCCGACTGGAAGATGACCTACGACGTGCCCCGCATCCTCAAGGAAATCTACGAGACCCAAAAAGACGTTGTCGAGACGGCTTAA
- a CDS encoding NAD-dependent epimerase/dehydratase family protein, which produces MQTMLVTGGAGFVGSNLAVAFKRKYPERTVIVLDNLKRRGSEFNVPRLVAEGIRFIHGDIRNPEDMEFDDKIDVLLECSAEPSVLAGFGGSPKYLINTNLTGTINCLEVARKNAADVVFLSTSRVYPYDPINAIGLREEESRFVWQAGDGPRGWSEAGVDIDFDLNGPKSMYGATKLCSEFVLREYEAMYGVRSVINRCGVIAGPWQFGKVDQGVFSLWVQAHYFKRKLSYIGFGGLGKQVRDLLHIDDLFDLLDLQLADLEKAKGKVYNVGGGRETSLSLLETTRLCEQLTGNAIEIRRDPVNRPADLAIYIGDNRRVTADYGWKPKRSAETVLTDLFDWVRDNEASLRTLSGL; this is translated from the coding sequence ATGCAGACCATGTTGGTGACCGGCGGCGCCGGATTCGTGGGCAGCAATCTGGCCGTGGCCTTCAAGCGCAAATATCCCGAGCGCACGGTCATCGTGCTCGATAACCTCAAGCGGCGCGGTTCGGAATTCAACGTGCCCCGGCTGGTGGCCGAGGGCATCCGGTTTATCCACGGCGACATCCGCAATCCCGAGGACATGGAGTTCGACGACAAGATCGACGTGCTGCTGGAATGCTCAGCCGAGCCGTCGGTGCTGGCCGGCTTTGGCGGTTCGCCCAAGTACCTCATCAACACCAACCTGACCGGCACCATCAACTGCCTGGAAGTGGCCCGTAAAAACGCCGCCGACGTGGTGTTTCTCTCCACCAGCCGGGTCTATCCCTACGATCCCATCAACGCCATCGGCCTGCGCGAGGAAGAATCGCGCTTCGTGTGGCAGGCCGGGGACGGGCCGCGCGGCTGGAGCGAAGCGGGCGTGGACATCGACTTTGACTTAAACGGTCCCAAGTCCATGTACGGCGCGACCAAGCTCTGTTCGGAATTCGTGCTGCGCGAATACGAAGCCATGTACGGCGTGCGCAGCGTCATCAACCGCTGCGGCGTCATCGCCGGTCCCTGGCAGTTCGGCAAGGTCGACCAGGGCGTGTTCTCGCTGTGGGTCCAGGCCCATTATTTCAAACGCAAGCTCTCCTACATCGGCTTTGGCGGCCTGGGCAAGCAGGTGCGCGATCTGCTCCATATCGACGACTTGTTCGATCTGCTCGATCTGCAGCTGGCCGACCTTGAGAAAGCCAAGGGCAAGGTGTACAATGTCGGCGGCGGCAGGGAAACCAGCCTGTCGCTTCTGGAGACCACCCGCCTTTGCGAGCAGCTCACCGGCAACGCCATCGAGATACGGCGCGATCCGGTCAATCGGCCGGCCGATCTGGCCATCTACATCGGCGACAACCGCCGGGTGACGGCCGACTATGGGTGGAAGCCCAAGCGGAGCGCGGAAACGGTCCTGACGGACCTCTTTGACTGGGTCCGCGACAACGAAGCGAGCCTGCGCACGCTCTCCGGCCTCTAA